A genomic region of Brachyspira pilosicoli contains the following coding sequences:
- a CDS encoding ankyrin repeat domain-containing protein, which translates to MKRIWFIVLIVLSVVLFSCKKESEMIVNNNKVYVSDPNNIYHKEYTNVVKVNGKFVDTKSSYAFAYKDREEGEYSEEYDIFDAIRNHSLKRVAELVEMDSQLINDTISTDESEYSEFMDDSYSIDGATPLIFAIFYRDLGIMQYLLDNDADPYIKDEDGWNAFLWACGTGSVEEVKMLVQAHPDLVDSVNIYDANGLHIASLNDNLEVIKYLVNDLGFDINSTDEDGDGVLYYANDAETTELLESLGAEN; encoded by the coding sequence ATGAAAAGAATATGGTTTATTGTTTTAATAGTATTATCTGTAGTACTATTTTCTTGTAAAAAAGAATCTGAAATGATAGTTAATAATAATAAAGTTTATGTTAGTGACCCTAATAATATATATCATAAAGAATATACTAACGTTGTAAAAGTGAATGGAAAGTTTGTTGATACTAAGAGTTCTTATGCGTTTGCATACAAAGATAGAGAAGAAGGTGAATATAGTGAAGAGTATGATATATTTGATGCTATAAGAAATCATAGTTTAAAAAGGGTTGCTGAATTAGTAGAGATGGATAGTCAATTAATTAATGATACTATAAGTACAGATGAAAGCGAGTATAGTGAGTTTATGGACGATAGTTATAGCATTGATGGAGCTACTCCTTTGATATTTGCTATATTTTATAGGGATTTGGGCATAATGCAATATTTACTTGACAATGATGCTGACCCTTATATTAAAGATGAAGATGGGTGGAATGCTTTTTTATGGGCTTGCGGTACTGGAAGTGTTGAAGAAGTAAAAATGTTAGTTCAAGCTCATCCTGATTTAGTTGATTCTGTAAATATTTATGATGCTAATGGACTTCATATTGCTTCTTTAAATGATAATTTAGAAGTTATTAAATATTTGGTTAATGATTTGGGATTTGATATTAACAGTACTGATGAAGATGGAGATGGTGTTTTATATTATGCTAACGATGCTGAGACTACTGAGCTTTTAGAGAGTTTAGGTGCTGAAAATTAA
- the galE gene encoding UDP-glucose 4-epimerase GalE, whose amino-acid sequence MAVLVCGGAGYIGSHVVRELLKQNIETVVIDSLEYGHKEAIKDCKNFYQGNIGDSALLDEIFSKHNIDSVMHLCAYIEVGESVQNPAKYYHNNVSNSINLLNAMLRAKVKNFIFSSTAAVYGEPEAIPLKEDCRKEPTNPYGDSKLALEKILAWYTKAYDFNYVALRYFNASGAHPDGDIGEDHNPESHLIPLILQVPLGKRENIKIFGDDYPTPDGTCLRDYIHVCDLALAHIAAMNYLKNGGKSVACNLGNGNGFSVKEVIEVARKVTGHAIPAEVCPRRAGDSSELIASSDRAKEVLGWTPTIDSLEKIVETAWNWHKNHPNGYKK is encoded by the coding sequence ATGGCTGTTTTAGTTTGTGGGGGAGCTGGATATATTGGCTCTCATGTGGTGCGTGAACTTTTAAAACAGAATATAGAGACTGTTGTAATAGATTCACTTGAGTATGGTCATAAAGAGGCTATTAAAGATTGTAAGAATTTTTATCAGGGAAACATTGGGGATAGTGCTTTACTTGATGAAATATTTTCTAAACATAATATTGATTCTGTTATGCATTTATGTGCCTATATAGAAGTAGGTGAGAGTGTACAAAATCCTGCTAAATATTATCACAATAATGTATCTAACTCTATCAATTTACTTAATGCTATGCTTAGAGCTAAAGTAAAGAACTTTATATTTTCTTCTACTGCTGCTGTTTATGGAGAACCTGAAGCTATTCCTCTAAAAGAAGATTGCAGAAAAGAGCCTACTAATCCTTATGGTGATAGTAAGCTTGCATTAGAAAAAATACTTGCTTGGTATACAAAGGCTTATGATTTTAATTATGTGGCTTTAAGATATTTTAATGCTTCTGGTGCTCATCCTGACGGAGACATTGGAGAAGACCATAACCCTGAATCACATTTAATACCTTTAATACTTCAAGTTCCGCTTGGAAAAAGAGAAAATATAAAAATATTTGGTGATGATTATCCTACACCAGACGGCACTTGTTTGAGAGATTATATACATGTATGCGATTTGGCTTTGGCGCATATTGCTGCTATGAATTATCTTAAAAATGGCGGTAAGAGTGTTGCTTGTAATTTGGGTAATGGAAACGGATTTAGTGTAAAAGAGGTTATAGAGGTGGCAAGAAAAGTAACAGGGCATGCTATACCTGCAGAAGTTTGTCCTAGAAGGGCAGGGGATTCATCTGAACTTATTGCAAGCAGTGATAGGGCTAAAGAGGTATTGGGCTGGACTCCTACTATAGACTCATTAGAAAAGATAGTTGAAACTGCTTGGAATTGGCATAAAAATCACCCTAATGGTTATAAGAAATAA
- the rlmB gene encoding 23S rRNA (guanosine(2251)-2'-O)-methyltransferase RlmB gives MFISSKNAIVEALSKDLVDVIYIKFPISKREKEIIKLAERKKVLIKNVDKREMESIVGKVYSIAASVKENADIGIDVFLDRALEKTNTPLIFILDSITDVHNLGAIIRNAYFFDLGGIIIPKDNAAPINEKVYEISAGAAYHLPISIETNLNRVIEIMKEKGFWVYYASEKGDTSLENFKFDTPTAIILGNEHSGVRESLKKNSDGSIIIRACSDFDSLNVSAASAIISYAYSVYKK, from the coding sequence ATGTTTATTAGCTCAAAGAATGCTATAGTTGAAGCTCTATCTAAAGACTTGGTTGATGTTATTTATATTAAATTTCCTATATCTAAAAGAGAAAAAGAAATTATTAAGCTTGCCGAGAGAAAGAAAGTTTTAATTAAAAATGTTGACAAAAGAGAGATGGAAAGCATTGTAGGGAAGGTTTATTCTATTGCTGCGAGCGTGAAAGAAAATGCTGATATAGGTATTGATGTTTTTTTGGATAGGGCTTTAGAAAAAACTAATACGCCGCTCATATTTATACTTGATTCTATAACAGATGTTCATAATTTGGGTGCTATTATAAGAAATGCATATTTTTTTGATTTGGGCGGAATTATTATACCTAAAGACAATGCTGCTCCTATAAATGAAAAGGTTTATGAGATATCGGCTGGTGCTGCCTATCATTTGCCTATATCAATAGAGACTAATCTTAATAGGGTTATTGAGATAATGAAAGAGAAAGGTTTTTGGGTATATTATGCGAGCGAGAAGGGCGATACATCATTAGAAAATTTTAAATTTGATACACCTACAGCTATTATACTTGGAAATGAACATAGCGGCGTGAGGGAGAGTTTGAAGAAGAATTCTGACGGCAGCATTATAATAAGAGCCTGCAGCGATTTTGATTCACTTAATGTATCAGCAGCATCCGCTATAATATCTTACGCTTATTCTGTGTATAAAAAATAA
- the epsC gene encoding serine O-acetyltransferase EpsC: protein MKLKTFNELPNKNDIKEIVKLIRDYVFPNFFRETPNKDIIEKNIIELYKKIVSNDSLLLDFIEKLKDITSSLEKDLEFFYQSDPASKSYDEIVLTYPGFRAIFHYRIAHIFYNHKEYLIARTISEFAHSKTGIDIHPGANIGDYFFIDHGTGIVIGETTIIGHHVKIYQGVTLGALSLTNGRSLEGKKRHPTVCDYVTIYANASIFGGNTVIGKNTIIGANCIILESVEENKKITL, encoded by the coding sequence ATGAAACTTAAAACTTTTAATGAACTTCCTAATAAAAATGATATAAAAGAAATTGTAAAACTCATAAGGGATTATGTTTTTCCTAATTTTTTTAGAGAGACTCCTAATAAAGATATTATAGAAAAAAATATAATTGAACTTTATAAAAAAATAGTAAGTAATGATTCCCTATTATTAGATTTTATAGAAAAGCTTAAAGATATTACATCAAGTCTTGAGAAAGATTTAGAGTTTTTTTATCAGTCTGACCCTGCTTCAAAATCTTATGATGAAATAGTATTAACATATCCTGGATTTAGAGCAATTTTTCATTATAGAATAGCACATATATTTTATAATCATAAGGAGTATTTAATAGCAAGAACTATATCTGAATTTGCACATTCAAAAACAGGCATAGATATTCACCCCGGAGCTAATATAGGCGATTATTTCTTTATAGACCATGGTACAGGAATAGTTATAGGAGAAACTACCATTATAGGTCATCATGTAAAAATATATCAGGGAGTTACTTTAGGGGCATTATCATTAACTAATGGAAGAAGCTTGGAAGGTAAAAAAAGACATCCTACAGTTTGCGATTATGTCACAATATATGCTAATGCTTCGATATTTGGCGGGAACACTGTAATAGGTAAAAATACTATCATTGGTGCTAATTGTATAATTTTAGAATCTGTTGAAGAAAACAAAAAAATCACTTTATAG
- a CDS encoding cysteine synthase family protein has product MIANNILDLIGNTPIIRLSNIETKFNLNKNIELYGKVEKNNPAASIKDRAVKQILLDLIKDGKIKKGSTIIEPTSGNTGIAMAAIGNYLGLNVIIVMPSSMSEERRKLIRDYGAKLELVDGGMDATVERANQLNREIPDSIIPGQFINKSNFMAHYLTTAPEIYKDMGDVDYIFAGIGTGGTVTGIGKYVKDNNKNTKVIGVEPESSPLLTKGYAASHKIQGIGANFIPKILDLKVIEKIIDVSDENAINTAREICFTEGLYVGISSGASVYAAIDLSRQLDLNNKIKMLCILPDTGERYSWS; this is encoded by the coding sequence ATGATAGCTAACAACATACTCGATTTAATAGGCAATACTCCTATTATAAGATTAAGCAATATAGAAACAAAATTTAATTTAAATAAAAATATAGAATTATATGGAAAAGTAGAAAAAAATAATCCTGCTGCTTCAATAAAAGATAGAGCAGTAAAACAAATATTATTAGATTTAATCAAAGACGGAAAAATAAAAAAAGGTTCTACAATTATAGAGCCAACTTCAGGAAACACAGGAATTGCTATGGCAGCTATTGGAAACTATTTAGGGCTTAATGTTATAATAGTTATGCCTTCTTCAATGTCTGAAGAGAGAAGAAAACTTATAAGAGATTATGGGGCAAAGCTGGAATTAGTTGATGGAGGAATGGATGCTACAGTTGAAAGAGCAAATCAATTAAACAGAGAAATACCTGATTCTATAATACCAGGTCAGTTTATTAATAAATCTAATTTTATGGCACATTATTTAACAACAGCACCAGAAATATATAAAGATATGGGAGATGTAGATTATATATTTGCTGGAATTGGCACTGGAGGAACTGTTACTGGAATAGGAAAGTATGTTAAAGACAATAATAAAAATACTAAAGTAATTGGAGTTGAACCTGAATCTTCTCCTCTTCTTACAAAAGGCTATGCAGCTTCTCATAAAATACAGGGAATAGGGGCTAATTTTATACCAAAAATTTTGGATTTAAAGGTGATAGAAAAAATAATAGATGTATCAGATGAGAATGCCATTAATACTGCAAGAGAAATATGTTTTACTGAAGGTTTATATGTGGGTATATCTTCGGGTGCTAGTGTTTATGCTGCAATTGATTTATCAAGACAATTAGATTTAAATAATAAAATAAAGATGCTTTGTATTTTACCTGATACAGGCGAGAGATATTCTTGGAGCTAA
- the nifS gene encoding cysteine desulfurase NifS, with protein sequence MPENKIIYMDNNATTRVYQEVLDAMLPYFKDQYYNPSSMYSPAGAVHKEMEKARGEVADFLGCDPIEVCFVSCGSEGDNMAIRGTIEAYPTKNHIITTRVEHPAVIETCKSLERLGYRITLLDVDTDGNINIDDLKKAINDNTAIVSIMYANNETGVIFPVKEIGEIVKNAGAVFHVDAVQAAGKLPLNMKDEPYIDMLTIAGHKIHAPKGIGALYIKKGTKLRTVQTGGHQERGRRAGTENVPYIIGLGKAASIVKAELPKFVEHTSKLRDKLEEEVLKRIKEVKINGRGAKRVSNTANISFKNIEGEAILLLLDGYGICTSSGSACSSGTLEPSPVLQAMGVPFEYAHSSTRFSLSLDNTMEEIMYTADAIEKIVARLRDISPYRD encoded by the coding sequence ATGCCTGAAAACAAAATTATATATATGGATAATAATGCCACTACTCGAGTATATCAAGAAGTTTTGGATGCTATGCTTCCATATTTCAAAGACCAATATTATAACCCTTCAAGTATGTATAGCCCAGCAGGTGCTGTGCATAAAGAAATGGAAAAAGCAAGAGGAGAGGTTGCTGACTTTTTAGGATGCGACCCTATAGAAGTTTGTTTTGTTTCTTGCGGAAGCGAGGGAGATAATATGGCCATTAGAGGTACAATAGAAGCTTACCCTACAAAGAATCATATTATCACTACCAGAGTAGAACACCCTGCTGTTATAGAAACTTGTAAATCATTAGAGCGTTTGGGTTATAGAATCACTCTTTTAGATGTAGATACTGATGGAAACATTAATATAGATGATTTGAAAAAAGCTATTAATGATAATACTGCTATAGTATCTATAATGTATGCCAACAATGAAACAGGTGTAATTTTCCCTGTAAAAGAGATTGGGGAAATAGTAAAAAATGCAGGTGCAGTATTTCATGTAGATGCTGTGCAGGCTGCTGGTAAATTGCCTTTAAACATGAAAGATGAGCCTTATATAGATATGCTTACAATAGCAGGACACAAAATACATGCTCCAAAAGGTATTGGTGCTTTATATATTAAAAAAGGCACTAAATTAAGAACAGTACAAACAGGCGGACATCAGGAGAGAGGACGCCGTGCCGGTACCGAGAATGTTCCTTATATAATAGGGCTTGGCAAGGCTGCTTCTATTGTAAAGGCTGAGCTTCCTAAATTTGTTGAACATACTTCTAAATTGAGAGATAAACTTGAAGAAGAGGTTTTAAAAAGAATTAAAGAAGTAAAAATTAATGGAAGAGGTGCTAAAAGAGTAAGCAACACTGCAAATATTAGCTTTAAAAATATAGAAGGTGAGGCTATACTTTTATTGCTTGACGGTTATGGTATATGTACTTCAAGCGGAAGTGCATGTTCTTCTGGTACTTTAGAGCCTTCTCCTGTTTTACAGGCTATGGGAGTTCCTTTTGAATATGCTCATAGTTCAACAAGATTCTCTTTATCATTAGATAACACTATGGAAGAAATAATGTATACAGCAGATGCTATAGAAAAAATAGTAGCAAGGCTTAGAGATATTTCCCCATATAGAGATTAA
- the nifU gene encoding Fe-S cluster assembly protein NifU codes for MWEYTDKVKDHFINPRNVGEIENPDAEAMTGSIVCGDALKLTLKINKDTEVIEDAKFQTFGCASAIASSSILTEMIKGKTLDEAKKITNRDIAMELGGLPEEKMHCSVMGMETLEKAINNYRGIKVEEDEHDEGAIICKCFGITDTKIKRAIRENNLTTVDEITFYTKAGGGCGACKVKLEDILNEELAERERAQKNAPLTTVQKIKKIEEAIETVINPMLKMDGGSCKLVDIEGNIVKISFKGACSSCMASKNTLKGFVEPKIKELVDKDLEVVGV; via the coding sequence ATGTGGGAATATACTGATAAAGTAAAAGACCATTTTATAAATCCGAGGAATGTTGGAGAGATAGAAAATCCTGACGCTGAAGCTATGACTGGAAGTATAGTTTGCGGAGATGCTTTAAAATTAACTCTAAAAATTAATAAAGATACTGAAGTAATAGAAGATGCTAAGTTTCAAACATTCGGCTGTGCTTCTGCTATAGCAAGCAGCAGTATATTAACAGAGATGATAAAAGGTAAAACTTTAGATGAAGCTAAAAAGATTACAAATAGAGATATAGCAATGGAGCTTGGAGGACTTCCAGAGGAGAAGATGCATTGTTCTGTAATGGGAATGGAAACATTGGAAAAAGCTATTAACAATTACAGAGGAATCAAAGTAGAAGAAGATGAACATGATGAGGGAGCTATAATTTGTAAATGTTTTGGTATAACAGATACTAAAATAAAAAGAGCCATAAGAGAAAATAATTTAACAACAGTAGATGAGATAACATTCTATACTAAAGCAGGCGGCGGATGCGGGGCTTGTAAAGTTAAATTAGAAGATATATTAAATGAAGAGCTTGCTGAGAGAGAAAGAGCTCAAAAGAATGCCCCTCTCACTACAGTTCAAAAGATTAAAAAAATAGAAGAAGCAATAGAAACAGTAATTAACCCTATGCTTAAAATGGATGGAGGAAGCTGTAAATTAGTGGATATAGAAGGCAACATAGTAAAAATATCTTTTAAGGGAGCTTGTTCTTCTTGTATGGCTTCTAAGAACACTTTGAAAGGCTTTGTTGAGCCTAAAATTAAAGAGCTGGTTGATAAAGATTTAGAAGTAGTAGGAGTGTAA
- a CDS encoding (2Fe-2S)-binding protein yields MSDDKTICFCMGVKESQIIDAIKKNKLKTVEEVSKITKAGTGCGSCIPTIQKILDDINK; encoded by the coding sequence ATGTCTGACGATAAAACAATATGTTTCTGTATGGGTGTTAAGGAAAGTCAAATTATAGATGCCATAAAGAAAAATAAATTAAAAACAGTAGAAGAGGTATCAAAAATTACAAAAGCAGGAACTGGCTGCGGAAGTTGTATACCTACTATACAAAAGATACTCGACGATATTAATAAATAA